A single Lactuca sativa cultivar Salinas chromosome 8, Lsat_Salinas_v11, whole genome shotgun sequence DNA region contains:
- the LOC111911132 gene encoding cyclin-dependent protein kinase inhibitor SMR1 — MTRLPSIARLFLSSSHKERDSHTHLPPFLVNTFLLLNQNSTTIMSADLEFRLQELPAIQLTSLTLKLPSQEQESSEESCRTQSEQVEECVTPTSPEHRIPEILRCPPAPKKQRHGASPSCKRRLTEFQFFEVVARDEIDSFFKASYELINRNSSKKRRCPL, encoded by the coding sequence ATGACTCGATTACCTTCTATCGCACGCCTCTTTCTTTCTTCCTCACATAAAGAGCGAGACTCTCACACGCATCTCCCTCCATTTCTTGTCAACACCTTCCTCCTTCTCAATCAAAATTCCACCACCATCATGTCCGCAGATCTAGAATTCCGGCTGCAAGAACTCCCGGCAATTCAGTTAACGTCTCTTACACTCAAGCTTCCATCACAGGAACAGGAATCGTCAGAGGAATCATGCAGAACTCAATCAGAACAAGTTGAAGAATGTGTAACGCCGACGTCGCCGGAGCACAGGATTCCGGAGATTCTCAGGTGTCCTCCGGCGCCTAAAAAACAGCGGCATGGTGCCTCTCCTTCCTGCAAAAGAAGGCTGACTGAATTTCAGTTCTTCGAGGTTGTTGCTAGAGACGAAATTGATTCCTTCTTCAAGGCAAGCTATGAATTAATCAACCGAAATTCATCCAAAAAGCGGAGGTGCCCTCTGTAA